DNA sequence from the Strigops habroptila isolate Jane chromosome 4, bStrHab1.2.pri, whole genome shotgun sequence genome:
CCTTGGAGCAGCAAGCAGCACGGTATTTGGCTGGACATGGCCAAATACTCACATAACACTTTAGAAATTCCACATGCCATGGAAATTAAGTTCAGAAGAAATTGCATTGCAGGTAGGAGCAGACAATCGAAAGCAAACTGGATGGTTGCCCTGGCCACCATCCTGCCCTTTGCTCCTCATTTGAGCTCATTAACAGTTCGTTTGCTGGCAACAGTGAGGGCCACATCAGAGAACAGGCACTTGGctacttagaaataaaataggaGGAGAAGGAGTCTTGAGTAGAGGCTAGGAGCCTGGGAAAGAGGAGCAAAACACTGCACTGGTACAGAAGCAAAGGCATCTCCTCACATAGCCTAATCACGCAGcttgtgcagctctgcagataGCCTCaggaaaagatcttttttctgGTTGAAATGGCTGATGGCCCTGAAAGGGTACGTTGTCCCTCATTGCTCAGGTGATAAGGACAGTCTCCCAGAGGAACCATTCTTCATAACAAAGAGAGACTATATTGAGACACCTAGCAATCACCAGAAGCAACCCAAAGGTCAAAACCAGCTTGAACCACGCAGATCATCTTGTATTATCAGGTTTTTGAGGGCAAGACTGGGGCAAATACAAGTCACATTGGAAGATGCATCCTTTAGCACCAATAAGCACCCAGTGCTTGGCCAAAACGGCTGAGTACAACGTTGCTTGGAGGCCTTCCAGCACACAGCCAACCATGCAGAGGAAGGGCACCTTAACTGATGATGCCAAGAATGTTGTTTAGGTTCTGGAGAGGATGTTGTCGCAAACCCGTCTCCCAGTCTCATCACTTACCACTTATTTTCGTTCTGAGTCGCAGTAATAAGTCTGAGACGTTACCAGTGAGTAGTCTAGCAATTCTGTGGGCATCACACAGAACCCCACCCAGCCTGCAGGATCGCAGATTTTGGCAGCTCTGCAACAAGAATACTGGTTTTGAGGCTCTATGGGCATAGGTGATATACATACATCAGGGTAGGACCTTCTCCATCTGCAGCTAAAACCAAGCTTAGCATTTTATAGCCGTGAGGATGGaggtttttcatttctgtaggCAATACTATGCTTTGAGACAATGCAAGCtttgctggagctctgctgcaTCTGCCAGTGAGGAGCATGAGCCTGCAGTGCCCTGCACAGCAAATCCTCAGAAGGGTAGCAGTAGCttttttctctgattctgtACAATCCAGTGTCGTGgttttaagcccagccagtaactcagaaccacgcagctgctcactcgctccccctcttcttcctccccccgttcccagagggatggggaggagaatcaaaagaatgtaactcccacaggttgagataagagcagtccagtaactaaggtaccataaAAAACCACTACTGTACCAcaaatgataataatgataagggaaataacaaggggagaggatacaattgctcaccatccaccgaccgatacccagcctgactcgagcagcgatctgggccttccaggtaactctccccagtttatatactggaaaACCCATGCCTCCATATGGaggctgaacccaggacatccaGGAAGCACAGGAGCATCAGACCGCTAAGGAACAGCAAGTGAAAAATCTGGGAGCAAACCTaggagaagctgaaggagcAGAAGCTTGCCTGTAAAAGCAAGCTACTCTAGAGCTGCAGCCAGTTGTCTCTCCCAGGCTTAAAGGGCTAAATCCCAGAGGAAAGCAGTTTGGAAAGCACCTTTGTAGCCTCGGTGGCTCAAAACATGGCCTATACAGGGAATCAGCAGCTCTGGTTGTTATATTGATGGTTTGGTTATTGTCTCCCTAGtgtaaaagagagagagaaaacgggcacagcccagcacatgaCAGACTTTTCCTAACCACTCTTGAGGGCTATGACAATTGGCCAAAATCCATCTGGAGATACATTGCTTCTCTGTGCATGAAGGAAGGGCATCTACAAATCGAGTCAATTAAAAGCCTAtgtcagcagcactgcttgTGGTACCCTGTGATGAAAAAATTGCAGCTGATGCTCCGTGGAGATGGCAGCAGCCCTGAACCAGCATTAGCAACAGGACCTACACTGGCAGGTAGGCTTCAGCCTTGCATTTAGAGTGGGCCTGAGGGGCAGACTGCTGCCTGGCAGAGCGTTTGGTACAGAGACCCTCGTCATATGAACCAGCTTGTGTTTCCAGTAGATCAGACGCAGCAGAACTAATCTACTATTCACTGACCTTTCAGCTTTCATCTGCTTCAATGCATGAGATTACACAGCAGCCTTTGGTGGAGCTGTGGCTAgtggggaagggaaaacagtGTAGGCTGCAGCTACGTGCCTTATAACAGGGTGCCTTGGAGCAAGGGTCCTGCTTCCCCTGTGTGCTCCAGCTCCATCACCACCCCCTTCCACACTGCAATGCTcctttcccagctgtgctgaTCCACCAGCCCACCAAGACCCACATGTGAGGTGACACAACATGGCAGCACACCTCCACACATGCAAGGGAGCACATGGAGGTCTACCTATTGACAGCAGGGAGTTGAGGGGGTCAGCAGGGAAGAGACACCTGTGATGCTATGGGGCACACCAGACCCATTATCAGGtccagccctgcagcaaggAGGGACCAATCTCCCCCAAGGACTACATCACCCCACAGACCATTGCTTCTagctctcctgctgcctgcatcctCCCTGTGTCATGCTGGGCTTTAGGAGTGGCTCAGGTCCTATTTTGGAAACAACGAGTTAAGCATTTTCaatctttattttacaaaaataaaccagttttgCCCTGGTACTCTGTGGCCCCCAActttcccctctgcccccacTCCTCTCTCCCTGGAGCTCCAGCTGTTGCATGCTGCAGCCAGGCGCTTGCATGGAGGCTGCCAGTGTCACACACTCTGGGAGCATCCCCAAGTAAGCACCAGGGAAGGAGGTTGCTGCCCTTCTGTGAATGCCTCTGCTTCCCAGGATCCAAGTTGGAAATTGCCTGAAGATGCCTCCTGGTGGCTCTGCCATTTCTGCACAGGGAGCAGGTCTTAGGCAAGTCACTCAGAGTACACACTTTAAGAAGGGATGCCTGTCCGTCCTTCCTTTTATCCTTCTCCCTTGGATGGAAAAGTGAGCCCCACGAAGTTGCTTCTTGCTGTTGGTGGAGCTGGCAGGCTGTCATCCCACTGGCTGGCTCAGTGCTGGAAGCGTGGGGAGCTGATATGGGGTTGGTGGAAGGAGTGTGTGGCGTAAAGCACTTctggaggcggcggcggggacgTCAGGATGGAGCAGAGCGGTTCGTGGGAGCTCAGCATCGAGGCAAAGTGCTTCATCTCCTCCGTCAGCTGCTTGATCTCCCGGCGCAGCGCAGCGTTCTGCCTCTCCAAGTCTTCGCTCTCCTGAAAAGACAGAGCCACAGGGGCTTCCTCATCACgggagctgcagggctgagctggggggTGCAGCCCCGCGCCTCTGCCCCGCAGAGTTTCCAGAGTGACACGTTTCCGGTAAACCCGGCACGGAGCCGCGCCTGGGCAAACCCCCCTCCCCCGGGCAGCCGGGCCGCGCGCGATGCTGGCGGCCCAGCCACGCTCCCCGGGCCCGGCTTACGAGAAGTGACTGCGGCGTGCTCCCGCCCAGGCTTTCTCGCTCCCTCGCACGCAGCGGCCGCTTCCCGGGCCGCGCGGTCGGGGGGAGGGCGCGCTGAATAACCGCCGTCTTTAACCAGAAAACCACCTGCCACGGGAAACCTGTCATTGCCCTGGAAAGAAAAGACTCACTGCTTCCTGCTAGCAGCCGGGGAAACCGGCGGCGCaatggggaggaaggggagatgcTCGagtcagaagaaaagagaaactgaggcCTCAGAAGAACTGAATTAATACTGTTGTTAATGAGAATAACAACAAAGGGGTTAATAATGGTGCTCAGCCTCGTCCCAGTGATCCCAAGAGTACTGAAGCTTTTGCTGTCTCTACTGCTGCCGAAGTGCAGTCAGCTCCATCCAGCCTAGAGCTTCCCTGGCTGCAACCCACCATGGAGCCAGCAGCCTGGGCAGGACcggaggagggagagaagacaTGGCAGCAGGCTCTACAAACTCAGCCGAGACAGCTAAAGCGGGACTCAGCACTCCGAGACCCTGGAAAGCTGCACCACCACCTCGGGAAAGAAAACCTGCCACCCCTCTGCTGCCACACTGACTTCTGACAGTGCCCGTGCTCTGCACACAGGTTGAATGAAACACTCAGCAGTTACAGCGGCTGTCACAGGAGGAGCTCACACAGCAAAGGAGCACCTCTGATGTGGCTAGATGCTTTGGAAACCATGACTGCTGTTGAACTCGGGAGCTGATGGGAATCACCCAGGGGCTGGGAGCTCCAGCATCCCGTGACTCATTCCTCTCAAAACACAAGCTACAGAGCCCTGGGGCAGACAGAGCTGCTGGTTCCTTTCATCCCACCAGAGCTGAAGCCGAGCCATGCTTTTGTGGGCAGAACCACATCAGAGAGGCAAAGTCTTTCATGCAGAGCTGACCGAAAGGAAAGAGCACTTAGGGAATGAACCCAAGAACAGCAGGGGGTCACTGTCCACCAGGAATTGGAAAAACATTAGCAAAAATTCAATCCATCCTCTACTTGCCTCCTTGCATTTCTCTAGCTGCCTGCCAGGATCCTCTCTGAACCAAACTGGGCTTAGCCCCTCTGCTGCCATCCCCAAGGCATGGCAAGGACTGTGTGCTATCAATGCTAGCTGAGCAGCAGTAATCTCGTAAGCCAGTGGTTTGTCATCTGCTCTAAGAGCAGCCCAATTCTTCTTGTTGCACAGCTAGGCAGGTTTTTCCTGGGGAAGGATCAGAGTCCATATCCACTTCTAGGATTACCTTGGGGAGAGCACTGACTCCCAGGAAGGGATGTCTCTACAACCCTTTCAGGCACAGTCATTCAGACTGTCATTGCCGACAGATGTAATGCAATCAGCTCATAGACATGTCAGCTCTAGAAGGATCATCAGCTACTGAGAAAAGAATGAAGTCTCTGTCTTAAACCCAGCTCCAACTATGGACTGAGGGCGCTAAATAAGGAGGAAGGTTCAGGACCAGCTTCTCATGAATTCTTCCCAAAAATGGCGATATGGGGGAATATGAAGACCACTAAgtcaaaaagatgtttttttgaACTTGAGGCCAACTACTGCTTTTCAAAGGGCAGCTGAGCCCAGCACAGGGATAAAGATGGTCTCTGCCCGCTGCAGTTGTGTGTTCTCCATCCTGCCCCGCCAATGGCCCAAAACACATGGGACTGCACTTGCCAAAGTGCAAAATGCAAAGGAACCCAGCCCCTGTGCTCCAACACTAACTAGACACTCCCGGCCCAAACACACACAGCCAGAAGTAACCATCCCTCCTGAAAAGCAGATTCTTCATTCTTCATAATTCTTCATACTAGGAAGAGCCACATGAGTGCCCATGGTACCACAGGAGGAGAGTGGGGCAGCAGggcaaaaccagcaaagaaaaccatGCTAAACAACAAGAAAAGCCTTCAGGAATGCTACCAtggagaaatataaaaatactggaAGATTGTTAGTATTTATCTATGCTGGCAGCCTCTCAGGGAACAGACCAGAGGACATGTCCCATTCAGTTCCATATTGCAGTACCAACCATACCAATGAACACAAATCTCGGAGAAGCATCCTTGTACACTGCTGCCTTGCTGGCTAAGTGATGGCATGCAAAAACCTGTGGAGAACCAGTCTGGGTGAGTCTGTGCTTTCAAAGAGTGAGTCAATCAGAAGAGGTTAGGAAAGGAAATCTGTTATGCCAGACTGAGAGATGAAGGTGGATTCAAAACTAGCTGCAAAACTAAATGCTTTAATGGTAGTCATCCTGGGCTGTGTGCTCTCGCTGTGAGCGCTGACTCCTACATCCTGCCCCAACTGACCATCCCTACTCCAACTCCCCAGGGGAAATGCATGCTGTCCCCCATGTGAGCCCCCAGCACTGGGGACAGGGAAGGGTGGGAGTGCTCACCAAGTGCAGCGTGTCTGCTTTCTGGGTCTGCCTCAGGCGGCTCTTCTGGGCAGCAATGCgattcttctccctcctttggACTTTCCTCATGTCATCAGAAGAGTCCTAGGAAAACAAGGCATGGAAATGACTGGGGCATCCCCTCCCTTGCCATGCTCCTGCAGGTGGGAAGGGGACACAGCAGATAACATCACTGAAGCACAGGACATGGGTTACACACCCTTAGCACCAGGATAAAGCCATACCCCAGGGATGCACGATGCTTTTTACATCCCCATTGCCAGGAGCGGCAAGTCTGGCACCCCAGTAAGCTGGGAAATGATCACTCTCTTCACCAAGACTCAGGCCTGGGATATGCCTTGAAGGACAAGAGTAGGAACTTCTCCCCAGAACACTCTGAATTCCTTGTACAGAaaacctttccctttcctgtctCTCTGTGGGGATATGTCACTGCAGACATTCCACCTCCTTCACTAAGCCATCTTTTCAGAGATTAAGcctgtgttttcctcctttcctcccattAGGTcactcctcctccccatcatTCTCCTCCTTCAGGCTTTATTTGTTGTAGACCCTTACAGTGCAATGTGGCCTCTGCTTTGTTTACCTAGACAGACTCAGAGCTTTTGGTTTTCCACAGATCTCAtttgctccagctctctgatctCTGCACTTGCTCTTTTCTGGAGTCCCTTGGTAGCAATGCCTGCAATGCTGACTGCAACATTCCCAAGACCCTTGGGTAGGAGAGAGCACAGGTCTCCAGGCTCCAGATCACGAGCTTCGTGCAGTAGCTGTTCTCTGCTGAGATctggtcctgctgcagccttctGACAGTTGAAACTGTCACACAGACTCTTTCACCTTCTATTTTCATATTGCACTGCCTCTTTTGTGGACTCTTTAACATTCATACCACCACTTCTCCACAGGACTACAAGACTCAGCCACAATAGTTATCTACCCAGCCCATCAGTCTGTCCACATCCTCTCCCCCCTTCACCCCGCCCAggatcttttcttttctttgaactgAACCGTTTTATCCTTGCCTTCAATACCCTACAAATGCCTCAGATACAGCAGCTCCCACATCCTGCACCAAGTCCAGTCCCTATCCTTTGGCAACCCCTGTGCTTTATCCCCTTCTCTACCAGGATGCCTCTCCATCCCTGGTTGGAAGCCCAAAATCATCTGCCCTGATTGTCCCCAAGATTTCTGAGCAAAGTCTCAGGTACTTGCTTGTTTGTAGCCCTAGAGAAATGAGAGATGACAGATATAATAAAGTTTAGACAGAAAAGGCAGTGGAAATATCTCAGACTTGTGTCAGTATCTGCCAGCAGACAACCTACCATTAAGGTACTTATTacaacaaaccaaaatcccTCTGTCAAGCATTACTGAGGTGAAAAACCTCTAAGGTTGAACAGAAAAGAGAGCAGACCCAAAGCGGCAAGCCTTTTCCGGGTCCCGAGTGCtgtccacagcagcaggaagctggcAGGCCGCTCCTGAGCCATCCCGTCCATGGTGAGAAGGTGCCCACTCAGGCTCCTCACCAAAGCACTGACTCTCACACGGATGCTTcatgcctgctgcctgcccagcatGTACCGCAGGGCTCACTACGCCCCAGGGGTCCTGGCCCCGCAGTTGCCCCTGGCATAGCCCCAGGTAACCAGGCCTCCTCTCTCCACCAATACCCAGTTTGGTGGCTGAGGCTTCTGCCAGGGCTCCCGGCTCAGCCCGCATCCCTCTCCCCACAGCCGTTCCTAGAAAGCCCCACCACAATGTGCTATGAAAATGCTAATGGTGGGTGCCACCCTTTCTCCTGCTCACCCCTGGCCCGCCGGGAAAGACTCTCCATTTAGGGAATGCTGGCGAAGGGTCCCCACTTTACCTGCTTGCTCGGAGGGGGAGACTGGCTGAAGCTGCTGGAGTCACTGCTGTCGGAGCTGTGGGGCATGGCTCTCGTCTCTGGCTCCCAGGGCCTCTTCAGCTTCCTTTGTGCCCTTGGGGTGCCTGCCTTCTGTCTcgtttcccttccctctcccctgcccAAGATGGCCCTTGGCTTCCCAGCTCTTGCCTGTCCCAGAGGCACACTGTCCTCCTGCCCCGTGCTCTGCTACTTTCTCTACCTCTACTTTCTGATCCTCTGCACCTTCCCTTTAGGTCTCAGCCTCCTGTGGTTTCCCAGAACCTCGGGGATGTAAGCTGAAAGTCACGTGGCCGGAAACTTTAAGGCGAAGAAGAAaagttacagaagaaaaagaaaaaaaaaaaaaaaaaaaagaaaaaaagaaaaagcacatctgGGAAAAATGAGCTTCAAAATAGCCTGAAAAAACCCCGAAAAACACCCTCGGGCAGTTGAAAAACAGTGAGATGGGTTTTCTCCGAGACAAACAGCAGagatggaaaggaagaaaagccccagctctggctgtgAAACCTGGACCCTCAAAGGAGGGCAGCGCGGAGGTGTTGCCGGGAGCCCCAGAAATTCCAGGGGCACCATGTGCCTTGCCAGCCCTGCGTGGGCAGGAGGTCATTCCATCCCCAGGCAGCCTCCACATCCCAGCCCAGCCGGGGAAACTCCTGGGTAACCTCCCACCTCCCCACAACCCATGTCCCTGACACGGGTCCCAGGGACGGACAGGAACCCTCAGCAGGTGGCTGTGCGGATGGCTCGCATGTGTACGATGGAGCACCAGTCCCACTAAGAAGAAAGgctcagaatcatagaacattTGGATTGGTTTTGGTAGGACTGGTATTTTCTGTGGCAAAGCTCTTTAGTGCTTTAAAACATTCATTAGTACCTCACCATTGGCCTGTAAGGGGAGTATCAACCCTGGTACACAAAGTACTGTAAACATAATCATCTATGGACCCAGAAGCTAAACCTGAGACCTAATTCTCACTCCACATCGTGGTATGAGCTTAGCTACACCCCAGGGGATGCAAGACTGTCATGCTCCCCTACATCCCCCTCTCAGCACAGCTGACAATATACAGCATAGGATAGAAGTATGGGGAGTATGGGGAGACAGGAGCATTACGGCATGTTGGAGGTCTTTTCCATGCTATTCTTCTGCTGGCACCCAGCTTGGGTGTGGCCCATGAAGATggcagcaaaaagcagctgctttacaatgttttgtttctccCCTGGTCAGTGCTGTGTGGGACTATTCCATCCTTAGTAGGAGCCTCAGCAGTCTGAAGACATGCACTCAGTCCCTGAGACAGCAGTGCTTTAGGAGGTCCCTCAAGTTACGCCATGCTAGCAGCTCTGGATGTGACAGTGCAGGAGCCGGGAGTGTCAAAGCAGAAGCCATTTCCATTCTGATCTGCTCACGGCACCACAGCCAACGGGGTGAACTAGGGCTACATGACAACAGGCTCTCCACCCACAGGCAGGAGCACATGCCTTTGGAGCCGCTAAGTTCTCGCATGCGCCATGGGGAGAACATACAGAAACAGGCATGAACCCATCCACAGTAACTCACTCCTGTGGAAAGCAGCAATTCCCAGTTGCTGATTTTAATTGCATATTGATGTTTTGGTCGAGTTTCTTCTGCctcaggcaggagcagcagggcatCAGCACTTGAGATGCAGTTGTCATCAGGGCAAAAGTGTTAGTAGCTTTCAGTTTGCAGCCTTATTGCAGCCTTatagcagcacagaaagcacatGCTCAGAGCACAGTGCATACTTGCATTGCTGGCATTTCTTCCCAACTCTGACACTCATGGAGTCAACATGGGCAAAAGCAAGAACTGTGTGGGGCTGTCTATGGGCTGGGCAGCTCAGGGAAGTCACCTGTCCTAGGTCCAGAAACAAAACTGCTCCATTTTGGAGCATTTCCCTTATTAGAAACATCCCATACCACTGGATTATCCATTTCACAGCCTTGAGTGtgtatttttctcctgatgtgctgcagggaaACGCGAAGATCTTCCACACTTTCAAATGTGGCTGCAAGTGTTTGCTTGCTTAGCATGAGCCATCCTGAGGCACCCCGTTGCCTGGCCACACAGCCCCATGCAGCAGGCAGGACTCTCCTGGCGTGGCCACCTCCAGGAAGGGAGCAGCCAAAGGGAGGGCGTTGAGTTCAGGCCTCCCACAAGGCACCGGCACAGCTATTGAAGCATCCATTTGCTCGCTGCATCACCACACTTCCTCTGAACTCTGCAACCCTGAACAGCACTTCCTTTCCAGGAAGCATGCCACTAGATTCCCGCTCTCCCGAGGAAACCCACGCCCCTCTTCCGGCAAGCGGGGCTCAGAGACTGCCTAGCCCACTCTGCTCCACAGGCTGCTGTTGCTCAGGGCAGGACAGAGGGAGCTCTTTCCTAAGGGAAAAATATCCTTGTTCTATTAGTGCGCAAATGAGCTGAATTCCTTCCTTTTGTATCTAGTGAGGCTGGTGGCTGAAGGGAGAGGATCGGGAAGGCAATGTGTGCATTGCCAGGAGGCAGTGCAGGGAAGCTGGGTGTCCTGATAGGAGCTGGGTGGTCAGTGCAAAACTGGCCAGAAGGCAGCTATGGCAAAGGCTGTTGTTTTAtccacaggagaaaacagagcTGGGCTTTTATCAGCAGCTGATGGAGAAATCTCAGGAGAGAGATACATCGAGGGAGAGGGTTTAGGACACTTGGTCTTGCTGAGCAGGAGCAAGAGAAcatccttcttccctccttgcCCAAACACACCCCTTGCCATCAAGCTGACTACAATGCTAATGAATTCCTGTCACTATGACCAGTGAATACGTGTGCTGTGAATGAGACAGGGTCTCCTGGTGGAAAGGTGAGCAGAGCCTTTGCAGTGCTCCCCAGGGCTGAGTAGAACCATGTACCATTCCTCTGGAGTGGAATCTCCCAactcagagcagcagaaaccacCAGTCTGGCTTCACCAGCATCTTCTCACAGCTTTCCAGGTGCTGCCCTGGGCACCTGCTGCAGGCACAACATGGAGAGCCAATATCCTGCTGCCCCTCCCCAGGCTGGCCCTCTCCCCTGCTATCAGAGGGAGCCTCAGGAGACAGCTGTGCTTGATTTCAGCAACTAAATTTACACCATGAATAACATCCCCTGGCTTGATCTCTGGGATCATTTTGGTTTCTTGATCTTAATCACAGTAGCTGTGAAATCACTTTCAGTGGCACTGGATGAACTCGTAAGTGTTAGGTTACTGCCATACCAGCAGCTTGATGGAGCAGGGATATTTCCAGAGGTTTTTCCACTGGATGGTGGCACCATCCAGCTCTTTCTTTGTCCCTTCTGAATAACAGCAGGTACTGCTGAAGGGAGTCCTGTTCATCCTGGACAGAGTGGCTGCAGGGACTCCGGAGGCTGGGCTTAGCATGATCTCAACTGCCAAAGAAATGGTTTGAAAGCAGCAAGATGCAGTTCAGcaagaacaaatgcaaatgtaaagcaaagcaagatgTAGGTAGATGAACTGGGGAATAACCAACTGGGCAGCAGAATGGCAGGGAAAAATCTGGGGGTTGCAGAGCACCATAAACCAAAGCGTCACCAGCAATGCGGAGGTGTCGCAAAGGGGCCGGGTATTGgcctggggtgctgggtgcagggcagAGAAGATGACTGTCttgtgctgcctgtgcagggcCAGGACCCATTCGGAGTCCCAGGTCCAGAAGTGGAAAAagtccaaaagaaaacaatacaaaggATAAATACACAGAAACCTTGTGCTAAGAGAAAGGAGTGAAGATAGGTCCATTTAGCCTAGAAAAGAGAAGTCTTGGGGGTGGGAAGTGGGTGGGGAGAAAGGAGCAGTCTTTGATATGTTGTAATGGAAAGAGTGGccagctgttttctgtgcagCCAGCACAAGGTAAGAAGAACCAAGCTTcaactgcagcagaaaaggtTCAGGTCTGAGGTTCAAAGCAAGACAAGATTAGGAAGACCTTGGGATGGGCAGTTTGACAAAGTTATTCATATAAAGTAGCTGGGAACAAACCTCTATCAGGAATGGTCCAGGTTGAATCCTGCCTCTGTAGGATGGATTAGGGTTATGTTTCCAGCATTtaaatggggaggaaaagaaaaaacaaaaagctactAAGATAggctgctcacagcccagaGAGCATAAGACATTTCTCAGCCTTAACTGCAGTGAGTTCTTTTGCCTCCAAAACCCAGAAAGGTCCCTATGTCCCAACTGTGCAAATAGCTTCCTCAGCACAGGTCATCACTAGAGTTTCCTTGTTTACAAGGAGCCTGCTGCTCCAGCCGTCTCACCTGCTGCAGGCTTATGGCAG
Encoded proteins:
- the BATF gene encoding basic leucine zipper transcriptional factor ATF-like isoform X1, with the protein product MPHSSDSSDSSSFSQSPPPSKQDSSDDMRKVQRREKNRIAAQKSRLRQTQKADTLHLESEDLERQNAALRREIKQLTEEMKHFASMLSSHEPLCSILTSPPPPPEVLYATHSFHQPHISSPRFQH
- the BATF gene encoding basic leucine zipper transcriptional factor ATF-like isoform X2, coding for MTGFPWQVVFWLKTAVIQRALPPTARPGKRPLRARERESLGGSTPQSLLESEDLERQNAALRREIKQLTEEMKHFASMLSSHEPLCSILTSPPPPPEVLYATHSFHQPHISSPRFQH
- the BATF gene encoding basic leucine zipper transcriptional factor ATF-like isoform X3; this translates as MDLHQLNAQDSSDDMRKVQRREKNRIAAQKSRLRQTQKADTLHLESEDLERQNAALRREIKQLTEEMKHFASMLSSHEPLCSILTSPPPPPEVLYATHSFHQPHISSPRFQH